The proteins below come from a single Chitinophaga pinensis DSM 2588 genomic window:
- the tuf gene encoding elongation factor Tu, translating into MAKETFKRDKPHVNIGTIGHVDHGKTTLTAAITNILASKGLAEKKGYDEIDAAPEEKERGITINTAHVEYQTANRHYAHVDCPGHADYVKNMITGAAQMDGAILVVAATDGPMPQTKEHILLARQVGVPRIVVFMNKVDLVDDPELLELVELEIRELLSKYNYDGDNTPIIKGSATGALAGEEKWVSAVDELMNAVDEYIPLPPRPVDLPFLMSVEDVFSITGRGTVATGRIERGKIKVGEPVEIVGLIEKPLTSTCTGVEMFKKLLDEGEAGDNAGLLLRGIEKSQIRRGMVIVKPGSITPHTEFKCEVYVLSKEEGGRHTPFFNKYRPQFYFRTTDVTGEVELPAGVEMVMPGDNVGLIVKLIAPIAMEKGLKFAIREGGRTVGAGQVTEIIK; encoded by the coding sequence ATGGCAAAAGAAACCTTTAAGCGGGATAAACCCCACGTAAACATTGGTACCATCGGCCACGTTGACCACGGTAAGACTACCTTGACTGCTGCCATTACCAACATTTTGGCAAGCAAAGGTCTGGCAGAGAAGAAAGGTTATGATGAGATCGATGCCGCTCCTGAAGAAAAAGAAAGAGGTATTACCATCAATACAGCACACGTTGAGTATCAGACAGCTAACCGCCACTACGCGCACGTTGACTGTCCTGGTCACGCTGACTATGTGAAAAACATGATCACTGGTGCTGCGCAGATGGACGGTGCTATCCTGGTGGTTGCCGCTACAGATGGTCCGATGCCACAAACTAAAGAACACATCCTCCTGGCTCGTCAGGTAGGCGTTCCTCGTATCGTTGTGTTCATGAACAAAGTAGACCTGGTTGATGATCCTGAGCTGCTGGAACTGGTTGAACTGGAAATCCGCGAACTGCTGAGCAAATATAACTACGATGGTGATAACACACCAATCATCAAAGGTTCTGCAACCGGCGCTCTGGCTGGTGAAGAAAAATGGGTATCTGCAGTTGATGAACTGATGAACGCAGTAGATGAATACATCCCACTGCCTCCTCGTCCGGTTGATCTGCCGTTCCTGATGTCTGTAGAAGACGTATTCTCTATCACTGGTCGTGGTACTGTTGCTACAGGTCGTATCGAGCGTGGTAAGATTAAAGTTGGTGAGCCAGTTGAAATCGTTGGTCTGATCGAAAAACCACTGACTTCTACATGTACTGGTGTTGAGATGTTCAAAAAATTACTGGATGAAGGTGAAGCTGGTGACAACGCTGGTCTGCTCCTCCGCGGTATTGAAAAATCTCAGATCCGTCGTGGTATGGTTATCGTTAAACCTGGTTCCATCACTCCGCACACTGAATTCAAATGTGAAGTATACGTACTGAGCAAAGAAGAAGGTGGCCGTCACACTCCGTTCTTCAACAAATACCGTCCTCAGTTCTACTTCCGTACAACTGACGTAACAGGTGAAGTTGAATTACCAGCTGGTGTTGAAATGGTAATGCCTGGTGATAACGTAGGTCTGATCGTTAAACTGATCGCTCCAATCGCTATGGAAAAAGGTCTGAAATTCGCTATCCGCGAAGGTGGACGTACCGTAGGTGCTGGTCAGGTTACTGAAATCATCAAGTAA
- the secE gene encoding preprotein translocase subunit SecE — MNKVRAYFRESYHELVHKVSWPTWQELQSSTMIVLIATVVITALVWGMDALSHLVMTQYYKML, encoded by the coding sequence ATGAACAAGGTTAGAGCATACTTCCGGGAGTCCTATCACGAGCTGGTGCATAAAGTATCCTGGCCAACATGGCAGGAACTGCAGTCTTCCACAATGATCGTATTAATCGCTACTGTAGTTATCACTGCGCTTGTCTGGGGTATGGATGCCCTATCGCATCTCGTGATGACTCAGTACTATAAAATGCTATAA
- the nusG gene encoding transcription termination/antitermination protein NusG, with protein sequence MIDASNNPAEETNIPTQDTKWYVLRVVSGKEKKVKEYLDIEVRRSDWGNVITQIFLPVEKVYKVQAGKKVMREKNFYPGYVMIEAIDGKMTDEVIQSIRNVSGVIHFLGKDKPIALRKAEVNKMLGKVDEMSDNGLTMSEPFIVGETIKIIDGPFNDFNGIIEEVIEDKKKLKVTVKIFGRATPVELNFMQVEKIS encoded by the coding sequence ATGATCGATGCATCCAATAACCCTGCAGAAGAAACAAACATTCCGACCCAGGACACCAAGTGGTACGTTCTGCGCGTAGTGAGTGGTAAAGAGAAAAAGGTTAAAGAATACCTGGATATCGAAGTACGCCGCTCCGATTGGGGTAACGTGATCACCCAGATATTTTTACCAGTAGAGAAAGTCTACAAAGTGCAGGCAGGTAAAAAGGTGATGCGCGAGAAAAACTTCTACCCAGGGTACGTAATGATCGAAGCGATCGATGGTAAAATGACTGACGAAGTTATCCAATCCATCCGCAACGTATCAGGCGTTATTCATTTCCTGGGTAAAGATAAGCCAATCGCCCTCCGTAAGGCTGAAGTGAACAAGATGTTAGGTAAAGTAGATGAAATGTCTGATAATGGACTGACCATGAGCGAACCTTTCATCGTTGGTGAAACAATCAAGATCATTGATGGTCCTTTCAACGACTTCAACGGTATTATCGAAGAGGTAATCGAAGACAAGAAGAAACTGAAAGTAACTGTAAAGATCTTCGGTCGTGCAACTCCTGTAGAACTGAACTTCATGCAGGTAGAAAAAATCAGCTAA
- a CDS encoding DUF1579 domain-containing protein translates to MRRLLLFSASAIAICLSLNTKVQAQSAEEKAWMEYMKPGPVHEMIAKSDGDWTYEMSMWMDPNQPPTKGNGTTTNKMVLGGRYQESVHKSTIMGMPFEGHGLMAYDNAKKIFQSSWIDNMGTGIMNMEGTWDDATKSITFTGKMYEPMSGKDMGVKEIFKIIDDDHHHMEMYMVNDGKEVKTMEIDFTRKK, encoded by the coding sequence ATGAGACGTCTATTGTTATTTTCAGCCTCAGCTATCGCCATCTGCCTTTCTCTCAACACGAAGGTACAGGCACAATCTGCCGAAGAAAAAGCCTGGATGGAATATATGAAGCCAGGCCCTGTTCACGAGATGATTGCAAAATCAGATGGTGATTGGACTTATGAAATGTCTATGTGGATGGACCCAAATCAGCCACCCACAAAAGGCAATGGTACAACCACCAACAAAATGGTCCTGGGTGGTCGCTACCAGGAATCTGTACACAAAAGCACAATCATGGGTATGCCATTCGAAGGACATGGACTGATGGCGTACGACAATGCAAAGAAAATATTTCAGAGTAGCTGGATTGACAACATGGGCACTGGTATCATGAACATGGAAGGTACCTGGGATGATGCCACCAAATCCATCACTTTCACGGGTAAAATGTATGAGCCTATGAGTGGCAAAGACATGGGCGTAAAAGAAATATTCAAGATTATTGATGACGACCATCACCATATGGAGATGTACATGGTGAATGATGGCAAAGAAGTGAAGACAATGGAAATCGACTTTACCAGAAAGAAATAA
- a CDS encoding transglutaminase domain-containing protein codes for MRSVYLLLAVIISFSVSVSAQPKERVSTEPPASASLNIPEGDSRTPAALSQYLRAHTASNKEFVRHLYSWIVWNISYDIANMYNPGYYKDTLDAANKTLATRTGVCQGYANLYYLTCKEAGIPVQLIGGYTKTQGRIDNASHAWVAVKPDSVWYMSDPTWGAGVVNNNKFVRKPVDSYFLVAPAAFIRTHMPFDPLWQLLEHPVRNEEFRDNSWTAAAGRSIFHYKDSLETYNTMKDDLLKYQLVINRIEGMGITNQMISHELVYYKNLVTFIADNRKVVAQNRAVDEFNASSSRYNRAVNLFNEYVQFKNNQFKPAKADQAIKQMVDAISKKLSESKQGLAGLNREEPSLKHNITELEESLSVLQKRVEEEQAFVEKYIRTGKLFRKSLFYKTTWMGIPLN; via the coding sequence ATGAGATCTGTATACCTATTGTTAGCTGTTATTATATCATTTTCTGTTTCCGTATCCGCCCAGCCTAAAGAAAGAGTCAGCACTGAACCCCCTGCATCTGCTTCACTGAATATTCCGGAAGGAGATAGTCGTACACCTGCAGCACTTAGTCAGTACCTGAGAGCGCATACTGCTTCTAACAAAGAATTTGTACGTCATCTCTATAGCTGGATCGTATGGAATATCAGTTATGATATAGCAAACATGTACAATCCCGGTTATTATAAAGATACCCTTGATGCAGCCAATAAGACATTGGCTACCAGGACCGGAGTTTGCCAGGGGTATGCAAACCTTTATTATCTGACTTGTAAAGAAGCAGGTATTCCTGTACAGTTGATCGGCGGTTATACCAAAACACAGGGAAGGATAGATAATGCGAGTCATGCGTGGGTAGCGGTAAAGCCAGACAGTGTGTGGTATATGAGCGATCCGACCTGGGGGGCTGGTGTGGTGAATAATAATAAGTTCGTCCGCAAGCCGGTAGACAGCTATTTCCTGGTGGCGCCTGCTGCGTTTATCAGAACACACATGCCTTTTGACCCGCTGTGGCAGTTACTGGAGCATCCGGTACGGAATGAAGAGTTCAGAGATAACAGCTGGACGGCTGCGGCAGGCAGAAGTATCTTTCATTATAAGGACTCGCTGGAGACTTATAACACGATGAAAGATGATCTGTTGAAATACCAGCTGGTGATTAACAGGATAGAGGGGATGGGAATTACCAATCAGATGATCAGTCACGAGCTGGTATATTATAAGAACCTGGTAACGTTTATTGCGGATAACCGGAAGGTGGTGGCGCAGAACAGGGCGGTGGATGAATTCAACGCGAGTAGCAGCAGGTATAACAGGGCGGTAAACCTGTTTAATGAATATGTGCAGTTCAAGAATAACCAGTTTAAGCCGGCGAAGGCGGATCAGGCAATAAAGCAAATGGTGGATGCGATCAGTAAGAAATTGTCGGAGAGTAAGCAGGGGCTGGCGGGATTGAACAGGGAGGAGCCTTCGCTGAAGCATAACATTACGGAGCTGGAGGAGTCGTTGTCGGTATTACAGAAGAGAGTGGAGGAGGAACAGGCTTTTGTGGAGAAATATATCAGGACCGGCAAGCTGTTCAGAAAATCTTTATTTTATAAGACGACATGGATGGGAATTCCATTAAATTAA
- the rplK gene encoding 50S ribosomal protein L11, translated as MAKEIATYVKLQVKGGAANPAPPIGPALGSKGVNIMEFCKQFNARTQDKMGKVLPVLLTVYTDKSFDFVIKTPPAAVQLLEAAKLQSGSKEPNRNKVGKVTWAQVEAIATDKMPDLNCFTKESAMKMVAGTARSMGITVEGNAPWSN; from the coding sequence ATGGCAAAAGAGATCGCTACGTACGTGAAATTGCAGGTAAAGGGTGGCGCGGCCAACCCGGCTCCTCCAATTGGTCCAGCGCTGGGTTCCAAAGGTGTGAACATCATGGAGTTCTGTAAGCAGTTCAATGCCCGTACTCAGGATAAAATGGGTAAGGTATTGCCTGTGTTGCTGACAGTTTACACTGACAAATCATTTGATTTCGTAATCAAGACGCCTCCTGCTGCTGTACAGCTGCTGGAAGCTGCCAAATTGCAGAGTGGTTCTAAAGAACCTAACCGTAACAAGGTGGGTAAAGTTACCTGGGCACAGGTAGAAGCAATCGCGACAGACAAGATGCCTGACCTGAACTGCTTCACCAAAGAAAGCGCTATGAAAATGGTCGCTGGTACTGCCCGTTCTATGGGTATTACTGTTGAAGGTAACGCTCCTTGGAGTAACTAA
- the rplA gene encoding 50S ribosomal protein L1, producing MATKKRKAADTKVDKNKVYSLKEASALVKDINCTKFDSSVDIHIRLGVDPKKADQAIRGSVTLPHGTGKTKRVLVLCTPDKEAAAKEAGADHVGLDEFIQKIEAGWTDIDVIVATPAVMPKIGKLGKILGPRNLMPNPKTGTVTNDVAAAVNEVKGGKITFKVDKAGIIHASIGRVSFASDKLEQNSQELINAIIKLKPATAKGTYLKGLSMASTMSPSITVDTKSVQN from the coding sequence ATGGCAACTAAGAAAAGAAAAGCAGCCGATACAAAGGTGGACAAAAACAAGGTTTACAGCCTGAAAGAAGCTTCCGCACTTGTAAAAGATATTAACTGCACCAAATTCGACAGTTCTGTCGATATTCATATCCGTCTGGGCGTTGATCCCAAGAAAGCAGACCAGGCTATCCGTGGTTCCGTAACGCTTCCCCACGGTACTGGTAAAACTAAACGTGTACTGGTTCTTTGCACTCCTGATAAAGAAGCTGCTGCAAAAGAGGCTGGTGCTGATCATGTTGGTCTGGACGAGTTTATCCAGAAAATCGAAGCTGGTTGGACTGATATCGACGTTATCGTAGCTACGCCTGCTGTAATGCCGAAGATCGGTAAACTGGGTAAGATCCTGGGGCCTCGTAACCTGATGCCTAACCCTAAAACAGGTACTGTTACTAATGATGTAGCGGCAGCTGTTAATGAGGTTAAAGGTGGTAAAATCACCTTTAAAGTGGATAAGGCAGGTATCATTCACGCTTCTATTGGTCGCGTTTCTTTCGCTTCTGATAAACTTGAGCAGAACTCCCAGGAGCTGATCAACGCTATCATCAAGCTGAAACCAGCTACAGCGAAAGGTACTTACCTGAAAGGACTGTCAATGGCGAGCACAATGAGCCCGAGCATTACAGTTGACACAAAATCAGTTCAAAACTAA
- the rplJ gene encoding 50S ribosomal protein L10 translates to MNKDQKNEVIELLKGKFSQYNNFYITNTESLTVAQVNNLRRVCFDKNVEMKVAKNTLIRKALESLDAEKYTGIYDALNGVTALMFSDSPKEPALIISAFRKENKKTEKPELKAAFVGDEIYTGDAQLANLVKIKTKNELIGDVIGLLQSPAKRVLSGLLEKAKKEGAGAEVEAPAAE, encoded by the coding sequence ATGAACAAAGATCAAAAAAATGAAGTGATTGAACTGCTGAAAGGTAAGTTCTCTCAATATAACAACTTCTACATCACCAACACCGAGTCTCTGACCGTTGCACAGGTGAACAACCTGAGAAGGGTTTGTTTCGACAAGAACGTGGAAATGAAGGTGGCTAAAAACACCCTGATCCGCAAGGCGCTGGAATCTCTGGATGCTGAGAAATATACAGGTATCTATGATGCACTGAACGGTGTAACTGCCCTGATGTTCTCTGACAGCCCGAAAGAGCCTGCTCTGATCATTTCTGCTTTCCGTAAAGAAAACAAGAAAACTGAGAAACCTGAGCTGAAAGCTGCTTTCGTAGGTGATGAAATTTACACTGGCGACGCTCAACTGGCTAACCTGGTTAAAATCAAAACCAAAAACGAACTCATCGGAGACGTTATTGGTCTGTTGCAATCTCCTGCAAAACGCGTACTCTCTGGCTTGCTTGAAAAAGCTAAGAAAGAAGGCGCTGGTGCAGAAGTTGAAGCACCTGCTGCTGAGTAA
- the rplL gene encoding 50S ribosomal protein L7/L12: protein MADVKALAEQLVGLTVKEVQELADFLKSEYGIEPAAAAVVVSGDNGSGAAAAEEKTAFNVILKNAGASKLNVVKIVKDLTGLGLKEAKELVDGAPKSLKEGVSKAEAEDLKAKLTEAGAEVEIQ, encoded by the coding sequence ATGGCAGACGTTAAAGCATTAGCCGAACAATTAGTAGGTTTAACTGTTAAGGAAGTTCAGGAACTCGCAGATTTTCTGAAAAGCGAATATGGCATCGAACCAGCTGCTGCTGCAGTTGTAGTTTCTGGTGACAACGGTAGTGGCGCAGCTGCTGCTGAAGAAAAAACTGCCTTCAACGTTATCCTGAAAAATGCAGGTGCTAGCAAACTGAACGTAGTTAAGATCGTTAAAGACCTGACTGGTCTTGGTCTGAAAGAAGCTAAGGAACTGGTAGACGGTGCTCCTAAGTCACTGAAAGAAGGCGTTTCCAAAGCTGAAGCAGAAGATCTGAAAGCTAAGCTGACAGAAGCTGGTGCTGAAGTTGAAATTCAGTAA